The window AAGTCCTTGCTTGACCTCTCGGACCCCTCTGCAATGTTCGACGGAATGGACACCGCAGCCCGTTGCATCTGATCTCGCAGTCCATAATCTCGTGAATCGCTAAGCGATTCATAAACGACGACTGCCAATTTGCAACCGCGTTTCCAAATCTCCAGGTCTTCAAATGACTTCCAACTCACCAGCAAATCTTCTCGTCTGCTAACTGTGATCTGCAAACTGTCACCTGCCCGCTACTCCTCCACCGTTTCGCGAATGACTTCGTCGAGCGTGGTGATCCCGTCGCAGGCGAGTGCCATTCCGTATTCTCGGAGCGGAATCATCCCGTTCTTTTGCGCTTCATCGCGAAGTTCGTCGGTCGATGCATTGACCATCACCATTTCGCGAATGGTGTCGTTCATGATCATCAATTCAAACAACGCGATTCGACCTTTGTAGCCGGTGTTGTTGCAGGCGTCACAACCGGTGCCTTTGAAGAACTTTTTGTCGGCAATCTCGTCACGATCCAACCGCAGATCGAACAACATGTCACTACTGACCCGCGTCTCTTCGCGGCACTTGGTACAGATCCGGCGCACCAACCGCTGAGCCAAAATCGCTTCCACGGTGGCGCAAATCATGAACGCTTGGATGCCCATGTCTTTCAATCGAGTGACCGTGGCCGCAGCACTATTGGTGTGCAAGGTGCTGAAGACCAAGTGGCCCGTCAGCGAGGCTTGGATCGCGATTTCCGCCGTTTCCAGGTCACGGATCTCCCCC of the Novipirellula artificiosorum genome contains:
- a CDS encoding four helix bundle protein, giving the protein MSWKSFEDLEIWKRGCKLAVVVYESLSDSRDYGLRDQMQRAAVSIPSNIAEGSERSSKDFVRFLKYSIGSAAELRTQAYIASRLNLIDLPTSNTIVDETKQLARMIQSLINKLETPDT